One window of the Shimwellia blattae DSM 4481 = NBRC 105725 genome contains the following:
- the ccmE gene encoding cytochrome c maturation protein CcmE: MLARRKTRLWIALGMLAGLGGAVGLVMYALSASIDLFYTPGEILYGKNETRQIPQTGHSLRVGGYVQPGSVKRDPHNLQVSFKLYDSRGVVRVSYQGILPDLFREGQGVVAQGVLDGPDHITARQVLAKHDENYTPPEIKTAMARPDAENRSGK; the protein is encoded by the coding sequence ATGCTCGCACGCCGTAAAACCCGCCTGTGGATAGCCCTTGGCATGCTGGCCGGTCTCGGGGGGGCGGTGGGGCTTGTGATGTACGCCCTGAGCGCCAGCATTGATCTGTTCTACACCCCGGGGGAGATCCTGTATGGCAAAAATGAAACCCGGCAGATCCCGCAAACCGGGCACAGTCTGCGGGTGGGGGGATATGTCCAGCCCGGCAGCGTGAAGCGCGATCCGCACAATTTACAGGTGAGCTTTAAACTCTACGACAGCCGGGGCGTGGTCCGGGTGAGCTATCAGGGGATCCTGCCGGATCTGTTCCGGGAAGGGCAGGGGGTGGTCGCCCAGGGGGTACTGGACGGCCCGGATCATATTACCGCCCGCCAGGTGCTGGCAAAGCATGATGAAAACTACACCCCGCCAGAGATAAAAACCGCCATGGCCCGGCCGGATGCGGAAAACAGGAGCGGGAAATGA